A stretch of the Musa acuminata AAA Group cultivar baxijiao chromosome BXJ2-7, Cavendish_Baxijiao_AAA, whole genome shotgun sequence genome encodes the following:
- the LOC103992988 gene encoding uncharacterized protein LOC103992988 has translation MGESDPGREHCVQIPLLPERLPEQRDSRRRLVDLLKASPSPDWLKKLQFPSPLKIFRRTLDRREEISLSVPSPVGGQRRFHVQFLRRIDWRSLFRTCKGWLKNPMNIALLIWLLCVAVSGTMLGLLLLGLLNDAFPTKSLRNHWIEINNQVLNALFTLMSLYQHPNLFYHFVMLCRWSSEDITELRKMYCKNAGYRPQEWAHMMVVLALLNITCFAQYALCGLYWGYSREDRPEFLENFFFALGIATPVFAALYAVYSPLGREYDCGSDEESQGKNTAADTKRCKKQGLKLYDRRVVVSKPEWVGGLFDCRDDATACYLSFFCTCCVFGWNMERLGLGNMYVHVATFLLLCVAPFWIFNIAALNIHNYVIGDVIGIAGVVLCAFGLLYGGFWRIQMRRRFRLPRDTFCFGSASLTDYVKWMFCWACALAQEVRTGNFYDVEDDSLFRKLMDGEEERQTIATETRDGSEVLRGDATTPPVQPLMGSEDVVGGANGSTQLPPASFSAGEEDDAPSST, from the coding sequence ATGGGTGAAAGTGATCCCGGGCGGGAGCACTGTGTCCAGATCCCATTGCTTCCGGAAAGACTACCGGAACAGAGAGACAGCAGGAGAAGGCTTGTGGATTTGCTGAAAGCTTCTCCATCCCCAGATTGGTTGAAGAAGCTCCAATTCCCTTCCCCGCTCAagattttccgacgaactctagaCCGAAGAGAGGAGATATCGCTTTCGGTGCCTTCCCCCGTCGGCGGCCAGCGGCGTTTCCATGTCCAGTTCCTCAGAAGAATCGACTGGCGTTCTCTCTTCCGTACCTGCAAAGGATGGCTCAAAAACCCCATGAACATTGCTCTTCTTATCTGGCTCCTCTGCGTCGCCGTCTCCGGCACCATGCtgggcctcctcctcctcggactGCTGAACGACGCGTTCCCCACCAAGTCCCTGCGAAACCACTGGATCGAGATCAATAACCAGGTCCTCAATGCGCTGTTCACGCTCATGAGCCTCTACCAGCACCCCAATCTCTTCTACCACTTCGTCATGCTGTGCCGATGGAGCTCCGAAGACATCACGGAGCTCAGAAAGATGTACTGCAAGAACGCAGGTTACCGGCCTCAGGAATGGGCTCATATGATGGTGGTCTTGGCCCTCCTCAACATCACTTGTTTCGCGCAGTACGCCCTTTGTGGTCTCTACTGGGGATACTCCAGGGAGGACCGACCGGAGTTCCTGGAGAACTTCTTCTTCGCGCTGGGGATTGCCACACCCGTCTTCGCTGCTCTGTATGCGGTCTACAGCCCTCTCGGCCGGGAATACGACTGCGGTTCCGATGAAGAATCGCAAGGGAAGAACACCGCAGCTGACACGAAGCGATGCAAGAAGCAGGGCCTAAAGTTGTACGACCGGAGAGTCGTGGTGAGCAAGCCGGAGTGGGTTGGAGGACTGTTCGACTGCAGGGATGACGCCACCGCCTGCTACCTCTCTTTCTTCTGCACCTGCTGCGTCTTCGGCTGGAACATGGAGAGGCTCGGGTTGGGTAACATGTACGTGCACGTCGCCACGTTCCTCCTGCTCTGCGTTGCTCCCTTCTGGATCTTCAACATCGCGGCTCTCAACATCCACAACTACGTCATCGGAGATGTCATCGGGATCGCGGGAGTAGTCCTCTGCGCGTTCGGATTGCTGTACGGGGGGTTTTGGAGGATTCAGATGAGGAGACGGTTTAGACTCCCGAGGGATACCTTCTGCTTCGGCTCTGCTTCGCTTACGGACTACGTGAAGTGGATGTTCTGCTGGGCGTGTGCTCTGGCGCAGGAGGTGCGCACCGGCAACTTCTACGATGTGGAAGACGACAGCCTCTTTAGAAAGCTAATGGACGGCGAGGAAGAGAGGCAAACGATCGCAACCGAGACGCGGGATGGTTCAGAAGTGCTTCGGGGGGATGCAACGACGCCACCGGTTCAGCCACTGATGGGATCCGAAGACGTCGTAGGTGGTGCGAACGGTTCGACTCAACTCCCACCTGCTTCGTTCTCGGCCGGAGAAGAAGATGACGCGCCGTCTTCTACTTAG
- the LOC103992534 gene encoding probable staphylococcal-like nuclease CAN1, protein MGNALLRCLRGDCGESTPPHRPQTHQGVPHGVAALAHDLFDYEITAKVPEGLSRHVVSSRRAQAIWYKKLLEAWKEAKPTPKTPATAAILVVQTLRGNQKADLEGLLAYYNLPVPSTSEIVDAPPSSSPTWNDGVQFELRTLPVDPRDVVDGDGITAYVDTATPEESADVPMEVQQAAIQRTTARAARNYREADALKKNISAAGYGFKAGPNGDEILARKYRIRLRGIDAPESEMPYGKEAKAELLKLVEGKPLKIHVYGVDRYGRSVGDVYCGGIFVQERMLKGGFAWHYATYDQRPEFARWEKEARAARRGLWASSHPEKPWEWRKSRRNAGWREGKVPIEVF, encoded by the exons ATGGGAAACGCCCTGCTTCGGTGTCTCAGAGGGGACTGCGGCGAGTCCACGCCCCCGCATCGGCCCCAAACCCACCAGGGGGTGCCGCACGGCGTTGCTGCCCTCGCTCATGATCTGTTCGACTACGAGATTACAGCTAAG GTTCCGGAAGGACTAAGCCGCCATGTGGTTTCCTCCAGGAGGGCGCAGGCTATTTG GTACAAGAAGCTGTTAGAGGCATGGAAGGAAGCCAAGCCAACACCGAAGACCCCAGCGACGGCCGCCATTCTCGTGGTCCAAACGCTCAGAGGGAATCAGAAGGCAGACTTAGAG GGTCTGTTGGCTTACTATAACCTTCCTGTTCCTTCGACTTCCGAAATCGTAGACGCACCACCATCGTCGTCGCCAACCTGGAATGACGGAGTACAGTTTGAGCTACGCACGCTTCCT GTCGATCCAAGGGATGTTGTGGATGGGGACGGTATCACGGCGTACGTGGACACTGCGACCCCGGAGGAGTCCGCTGATGTGCCGATGGAAGTGCAGCAAGCTGCCATCCAGAGGACCACGGCCCGAGCCGCAAGGAACTATAGGGAAGCAGACGCGCTGAAGAAGAACATAAGCGCAGCAGGATATGG ATTCAAGGCTGGTCCAAACGGGGATGAGATCCTCGCACGGAAGTATCGAATCAGGCTAAG GGGAATCGATGCACCCGAGAGCGAAATGCCTTACGGAAAAGAGGCCAAGGCTGAGCTACTCAAACTTGTGGAGGGAAAGCCACTAAAGATCCATGTGTATGGAGTCGATCGGTATGGTCGAAGCGTCGGAGACGTATACTGCGGTGGAATCTTTGTGCAG GAGCGGATGCTGAAGGGAGGCTTTGCTTGGCATTACGCGACCTACGATCAGCGCCCGGAATTTGCGAGG TGGGAGAAGGAAGCACGCGCAGCTCGGAGAGGCCTGTGGGCTTCGTCACACCCTGAGAAGCCATGGGAATGGAGGAAGAGCAGGCGCAACGCCGGGTGGAGAGAAGGGAAAGTCCCAATCGAAGTGTTCTGA
- the LOC135617748 gene encoding F-box/LRR-repeat protein 3-like, translated as MAESGNLFRRIRGRDGFATVAHDLFSTTPNPSPCSYSGSAKRPRIGDAIPAAVVAEEDRHDLVDSLSEEILFLILDRLESDPLDKKSFSLVCRSFYAAESRHRRALTPLRSDLLPAALARYPLASRLDLSLCPRITDAALASVSGALRSSLRSIDLSRSRGFSQAGIGNLAVNCAALVEINLSNATDLSDAAAAAIGRSRNLERLWLARCKMVTDMGIGCIAVGCQKLRLLCLKWCLGISDLGVGLVAVKCKRLRTLDLSFMPITKKCLPAVLQLPHLEDLALVGCLSIDDEGLISLKQECKSLQVLDMSNCQHVSHAAFSSVLNKAPGLRQMSLAYNCLVTHSLASSLQKLSKLQCIRLDGSEVTTSGLGTIANSCKSLRELSLSKCSGVTDEGLSSIVMKHKGLVKLDVTCCRNITDFSLASITSSCNSLTSLRMESCTLVSKEGLRLIGQHCHLLEELDLTDNDLDDEGLRAISGCQKLCILKIGICLKIRDEGLIHVAKSCSKLQEIDLYRSIGITDTGVMAIARGFPLLQTINLAYCTGITDDSLRSLSKCSNLYTLEIRGCPQVSSLGLAAISVGCQKLTNLDIKKCYHVNDAGILFLACFSQNLRQINLSYCSVTDVGLLALASVSCLQNMTILHLGRLTPRGLAAALLACGGLTKVKLHSSFKPLVPKPLLKHIEARGCVFQWRDKPFQVELEPSEVWKQHSQEMHVE; from the exons ATGGCGGAGAGCGGCAATCTTTTCCGGAGGATCCGCGGCCGTGATGGCTTCGCGACCGTGGCCCACGATCTCTTCTCCACGACCCCCAACCCTAGCCCTTGCTCCTACTCCGGATCCGCAAAGCGGCCCCGGATCGGAGACGCCATTCCTGCCGCGGTGGTGGCGGAGGAAGACCGGCACGACCTGGTTGATTCTCTTTCTGAGGAGATCCTCTTCTTGATCTTGGATCGCTTGGAATCGGACCCGCTCGACAAGAAGTCGTTCTCGCTCGTCTGCAGGTCGTTCTACGCTGCCGAGTCCCGCCACCGGCGGGCCCTCACGCCGCTACGGTCGGATCTTCTCCCGGCCGCCCTGGCTCGCTACCCACTGGCCTCGCGTCTGGACCTCTCCCTCTGCCCTAGGATCACCGACGCCGCCCTCGCCTCCGTCAGCGGCGCCCTCCGTTCGTCGTTGCGCTCGATCGACCTCTCCAGGTCGAGGGGGTTTTCACAAGCGGGGATCGGAAACCTCGCGGTGAACTGCGCTGCTCTGGTGGAGATCAACCTCTCCAACGCCACGGATCTGAGCGATGCGGCCGCTGCTGCTATCGGACGGTCGAGGAATCTCGAGAGACTCTGGCTGGCCAGGTGTAAGATGGTGACGGATATGGGTATCGGGTGCATCGCCGTCGGATGCCAGAAACTGAGGCTGCTCTGCTTAAAATGGTGCTTGGGGATTTCAGATCTGGGGGTCGGTTTGGTGGCAGTAAAATGTAAGCGGCTGCGGACTTTGGATCTCTCATTCATGCCG ATAACTAAAAAATGCCTTCCAGCTGTCCTACAATTACCACACCTTGAAGATTTGGCTTTAGTAGGATGTCTGAGCATAGATGATGAAGGCCTTATATCTCTCAAGCAAGAGTGCAAGTCGCTACAG GTGCTTGATATGTCAAACTGTCAACATGTCAGTCATGCTGCATTTTCTTCCGTATTGAATAAAGCCCCTGGTTTACGCCAAATGAGTTTGGCATACAACTGCTTG GTAACCCATTCACTAGCTAGCAGCTTGCAAAAGCTATCCAAGTTGCAGTGTATCAGATTAGATGGCAGTGAGGTCACAACCTCTGGACTGGGAACCATTGCAAACTCCTGCAAATCACTGAGGGAACTGAGCCTGAGCAAGTGTTCAGGAGTGACAGATGaaggtctttcttctatcgtgatGAAACACAAGGGGCTGGTCAAATTAGATGTCACATGCTGTCGCAATATAACTGATTTCTCCCTGGCAAGCATTACTAGTTCATGCAATTCCCTCACCAGTCTTAGGATGGAATCTTGCACCCTGGTTTCTAAGGAAGGTCTTCGTTTGATCGGTCAACATTGTCATCTCTTGGAGGAACTAGACCTCACCGATAATGACTTAGATGATGAAG GACTGAGAGCCATCTCAGGATGTCAAAAGCTATGTATCTTGAAAATTGGCATATGCTTGAAGATTAGGGATGAAGGTCTTATTCATGTTGCAAAAAGTTGTTCAAAGCTCCAAGAGATCGATTTGTATAG GTCTATAGGAATCACGGACACTGGTGTTATGGCAATAGCTCGTGGTTTCCCTCTGTTGCAGACAATCAATCTAGCATACTGTACGGGAATAACTGATGATTCATTAAGATCATTATCGAAGTGCTCAAATTTGTATACTCTGGAGATTCGAGGTTGCCCACAGGTCTCATCTTTGGGTCTTGCAGCTATTTCTGTGGGGTGCCAAAAGCTTACAAACCTCGACATCAAGAAATGCTATCATGTGAATGATGCTGGAATACTTTTTCTTGCTTGCTTCTCCCAGAATTTGCGTCAG ATAAATTTGTCATACTGTTCGGTAACAGATGTGGGGCTTTTGGCACTTGCAAGTGTTAGCTGTCTTCAGAATATGACAATATTACATTTAGGGAGACTCACACCAAGAGGCTTGGCAGCTGCTTTGTTGGCATGTGGAGGACTAACAAAGGTGAAACTGCATTCATCATTTAAACCATTAGTTCCAAAGCCtcttctcaaacacatagaagccaGGGGGTGTGTGTTTCAGTGGAGGGACAAACCTTTTCAG GTTGAACTTGAACCCAGTGAAGTTTGGAAGCAGCATTCACAAGAAATGCATGTAGAGTAA
- the LOC135616409 gene encoding uncharacterized protein LOC135616409, producing MVDTGSSADILYLDAFQKLGLSRDALKPLSSVLTGITGESISPLGAVTLPLTLGEVPRTKTVMATLLVVDLPTAYNAILGRPTLNKLRAVISTYHRTVKFSTHAGVGEARGSLRESRRCYLIVISMHKRRRAELSLEDPREAKRSSQHPKPTEPTVEVPLQEGHPDRTVRVGSELLERE from the coding sequence atggtcgacactgggagctcggccgacattcTTTATTTGGACGCTTTCCAGAAGCTCGGGCTCTCTCGTGACGCCCTGAAGCCTTTGAGCTCAGTGCTCACCGGGATCACCGGTGAATCAATTTCGCCATTGGGCGCGGTCACCCTGCCCCTAACCCTCGGGGAAGTACCGAGGACGAAGACGGTGATGGCAACCTTGTTGGTAGTCGACCTTCCTACCGCTTACAATGCGATTCTGGGGCGCCCCACCCTCAATAAGCTCAGAGCGGTTATCTCCACCTACCATCGGACCGTGAAGTTTTCGACCCATGCGGGGGTCGGAGAAGCCAGGGGAAGCCTCCGCGAGTCAAGGCGGTGCTACTTGATCGTGATCTCTATGCACAAGAGGAGGAGGGCTGAACTGTCCCTCGAAGACCCCCGAGAAGCAAAAAGGTCGTCCCAACACCCCAAGCCGACGGAACCTACGGTGGAGGTGCCACTACAGGAGGGGCACCCAGATCGAACAGTCAGGGTCGGATCGGAGCTTCTTGAGCGGGAGTGA
- the LOC103992537 gene encoding probable protein phosphatase 2C 73 — MGGCCSRDEVGRMPTSGAMERVDAFYAAEEDSVRVGDGGARVRLKGSCMVASMFTQQGWKGVNQDAMTLWEGFAGDQGTIFCGVFDGHGPYGHRVACHVRDAVPSRLQSGMKAFEGGAGDTGGDGDGWFASWNATIVSAFEELDKELSNHPWIDCICSGATAVTILKERDHLIIANLGDSRAVLCTRDDDDQLVPVQLTVDQKPNLPSEAERIRSCRGRVFSLEEEPDVHRLWLPDEDSPGLAMARAFGDLCLKDFGLIATPQISHRKLSDKDEFVVLATDGVWDVLSNEEVIKIVSSANKRSAAAKQVVDRAVRAWRTKHPTSKVDDCTVVCFFLQQPLPASNKPTRGIRRDSTVSADLSCTDSFRTARSEVSEPEMEVGAGGSQQEWTALDGVSRVNSLLKLPRFAKALSWRKRSVKIEEDT, encoded by the exons ATGGGAGGGTGTTGCAGCAGGGACGAGGTCGGGCGGATGCCGACCTCCGGAGCAATGGAGCGGGTCGATGCGTTCTACGCGGCCGAGGAGGACAGCGTGCGTGTCGGCGACGGCGGCGCGCGCGTGAGGTTGAAAGGCTCGTGCATGGTGGCGTCCATGTTCACGCAGCAGGGTTGGAAAGGCGTCAACCAAGACGCCATGACCCTGTGGGAG GGCTTCGCCGGAGACCAAGGCACCATCTTCTGCGGCGTCTTCGACGGACACGGGCCGTACGGCCACAGGGTCGCATGCCATGTCCGCGACGCCGTGCCATCGAGACTGCAATCCGGGATGAAGGCTTTCGAAGGTGGGGCTGGTGATAccggcggcgacggcgacggctggTTCGCCTCGTGGAATGCTACCATCGTGAGTGCCTTCGAGGAATTGGATAAAGAGCTGAGCAACCACCCGTGGATCGATTGCATCTGCAGCGGCGCCACAGCTGTGACCATCCTTAAAGAG AGGGATCACTTGATAATCGCCAACTTGGGAGATTCCAGAGCGGTCCTCTGCACTCGAGACGACGACGACCAACTTGTTCCGGTCCAACTCACCGTGGATCAGAAACCCAATCTTCCGA GTGAAGCAGAGAGGATTAGGAGTTGCAGGGGAAGAGTGTTCTCTCTCGAGGAAGAACCTGATGTGCACAGGCTATGGCTGCCTGACGAGGACAGTCCGGGGCTCGCCATGGCCAGAGCTTTCGGCGACTTGTGCCTCAAGGATTTCGGGCTCATCGCCACCCCTCAGATCTCCCACAGGAAGCTGTCGGACAAGGACGAGTTCGTGGTCCTCGCGACTGACGGC GTATGGGACGTGCTGTCGAACGAGGAGGTGATCAAGATAGTGTCGTCGGCCAACAAGCGGTCGGCCGCGGCCAAGCAAGTGGTGGACCGCGCGGTTCGAGCGTGGCGGACGAAGCACCCCACGTCAAAGGTCGACGACTGCACCGTCGTCTGCTTCTTCCTCCAGCAGCCTCTTCCTGCGTCCAACAAGCCAACCCGCGGAATTCGGAGAGACAGCACGGTTTCGGCGGACCTCTCCTGCACGGATAGCTTTAGGACGGCGAGAAGCGAGGTCTCGGAACCGGAGATGGAGGTGGGCGCAGGCGGATCGCAACAGGAGTGGACGGCGCTGGATGGGGTGAGCAGGGTGAACTCGCTGCTGAAGCTTCCTCGGTTCGCCAAGGCGTTGAGTTGGCGCAAGAGATCCGTCAAGATAGAGGAGGATACATAG
- the LOC135617749 gene encoding PRA1 family protein B4-like, which translates to MMSSAPSPPPLPISDPPSGAAAAGSTAPVSTPAFRLFLSRLSDSVSRFLSERRPWSELADRSAFSRPDTLADATSRLRKNLAYFRVNYAAVVAAVLALSLVTNPFSLLVLLALLAAWCLLYLFRPADPPLVLFGRTFSDRETLGGLVLFSVLVVFLTSVGSIIISALVAGAAMVAAHGAFRVPEDLFLDEKETGAATGLLSFLGGVASSAASAASPAVVAARV; encoded by the coding sequence ATGATGTCTTCCGCCCCCTCCCCGCCTCCCCTACCCATCTCCGACCCTCCCTCCGGTGCCGCCGCCGCCGGTTCCACGGCCCCGGTCTCCACTCCGGCCTTCCGGCTCTTCCTCTCCCGCCTCTCCGACTCCGTCAGCCGCTTCCTCTCCGAGCGCCGCCCCTGGTCCGAACTCGCCGACCGCTCGGCCTTCTCCCGCCCGGACACCCTCGCCGACGCCACCTCCCGCCTCCGCAAGAACCTCGCCTACTTCCGCGTCAACTACGCCGCCGTGGTGGCCGCCGTCCTCGCCCTCTCCCTCGTCACCAACCCCTTctccctcctcgtcctcctcgccctcctcgcCGCCTGGTGCCTCCTCTACCTCTTCCGCCCTGCCGATCCGCCCCTCGTCCTCTTCGGCCGCACCTTCTCCGACCGCGAGACCCTCGGCGGCCTCGTCCTCTTCTCCGTCCTCGTCGTCTTCCTCACCTCCGTCGGATCCATCATCATCTCCGCCCTCGTGGCCGGCGCCGCCATGGTCGCCGCCCACGGAGCCTTCCGCGTCCCCGAGGATCTCTTCCTCGACGAGAAGGAGACCGGCGCCGCCACCGGGCTGTTGTCCTTCCTCGGCGGGGTTGCATCGTCCGCCGCTTCCGCAGCCAGCCCCGCCGTCGTCGCTGCCCGCGTCTGA
- the LOC103992538 gene encoding uncharacterized protein LOC103992538 isoform X2, translated as MPCLNISTNVSLESVDTSAVLSETTKAVAKIIGKPESYVMVVLKGSIPISFGGTQQAAAYGELVSIGGLNPDVNKKLSAEISTILESKLSVPKSRFFLKFYDSKGSDFGWNGSTF; from the exons ATGCCGTGCCTCAACATCTCGACGAACGTGAGCTTGGAGAGCGTCGACACCTCCGCCGTCCTCTCCGAGACTACCAAGGCCGTCGCCAAGATCATCGGCAAACCGGAATCT TATGTGATGGTCGTGCTGAAGGGATCAATACCCATTTCATTTGGCGGAACCCAGCAAGCTGCCGCTTACGGTGAATTAGTGTCCATCGGAGGACTGAATCCTGACGTGAATAAGAAATTGAGTGCTGAAATATCTACTATTTTAGAGAGTAAGCTGTCCGTCCCAAAGTCACGCTTCTTCCTGAAGTTCTACGACTCAAAG GGTTCAGACTTCGGGTGGAATGGTTCAACTTTCTAA
- the LOC103992538 gene encoding uncharacterized protein LOC103992538 isoform X1, whose amino-acid sequence MPCLNISTNVSLESVDTSAVLSETTKAVAKIIGKPESYVMVVLKGSIPISFGGTQQAAAYGELVSIGGLNPDVNKKLSAEISTILESKLSVPKSRFFLKFYDSKANQAQEHAQCLHALHQQ is encoded by the exons ATGCCGTGCCTCAACATCTCGACGAACGTGAGCTTGGAGAGCGTCGACACCTCCGCCGTCCTCTCCGAGACTACCAAGGCCGTCGCCAAGATCATCGGCAAACCGGAATCT TATGTGATGGTCGTGCTGAAGGGATCAATACCCATTTCATTTGGCGGAACCCAGCAAGCTGCCGCTTACGGTGAATTAGTGTCCATCGGAGGACTGAATCCTGACGTGAATAAGAAATTGAGTGCTGAAATATCTACTATTTTAGAGAGTAAGCTGTCCGTCCCAAAGTCACGCTTCTTCCTGAAGTTCTACGACTCAAAG GCCAATCAAGCACAAGAACATGCTCAGTGTTTGCATGCTTTGCATCAGCAATAG